A single genomic interval of Romboutsia ilealis harbors:
- a CDS encoding insulinase family protein — MEYKIGKNYNGFVLVREENIKEVNSIARIFEHEKTGARLLHMENDDTNKVFSIGFKTPPEDSTGVMHILEHSVLCGSRKFPTKEPFVELVKGSLNTFLNAMTFSDKTIYPIASQNEKDFFNLMDVYLDAVFYPNIYKTKEILMQEGWHYDLEKKEDELTYKGVVYNEMKGAFSSPEGILMRKIQETLFPDNTYSNESGGDPKYIPDLTYEQFIDTHKKYYHPSNSYIFLYGDVNLEKCLKFINEEYLANFDKKEIDAEIKPQEKYNSIKDVEYTYSISEEDDEKEKTFLALNYVTGKSTDEEVYMDLNLLEYILLEAEGAPLKKALLDAEIGKDVFGSFDGGILQPVFSIIAKNSEADKKEEFKKVVYDTLNDIVKNGIDKKLIEGCINAFEFRLREADTGGYPKGLVYYMNAMDSWLYGGDPLMHIKYEHAIENVKKSLNTNHFEELIKKYMLDNTHASLLTLKPEKGLAQREEDELKEKLENYKNSLSEEELNKIVEETNNLILRQSTPDSPELLETIPLLSLDDIGKEVEDLPINKEKHNDIEILHCNTFTSNIAYLNFMFYGKCIKEEDIPYFSLLGNLLAKVDTKTYDYKELSNEILINTGDMYFRNNVYGNDKDENKYYPFLEVRTKVMDDKIYKSMEIMADIVNNSLFEDNKRIREVIRELISRIEMMLMQAGHQVAVGRVASYFSPAASYMEKISGYDYYKFLKDIENDFDNKIENLKSKLYELQNTIFNKNNLMVFITGEDKELNLLKENMNKVVDVLSTEPLNNNDYTFSEEQKNEGLMTPANVDYVCKGYNFKKLGYDYNGSLLVLKTILGYDYLWNRVRVKGGAYGCMSTIARTGNMAFVSYRDPNLTETLKAFNEAPDFIKSFDVSDREMTKYIIGTISNLDMPLTPASKGEKALGMYMRGITKEDRQRERDEVLATNVETIKEYNKLIEDVMNKDFICVVGDEKKIKADKDVFKNLINVFN, encoded by the coding sequence ATGGAATATAAAATAGGCAAAAATTATAATGGATTTGTACTTGTAAGAGAAGAAAATATAAAAGAAGTAAATTCTATAGCTAGAATATTTGAACATGAAAAAACAGGTGCAAGACTTTTACATATGGAAAATGATGATACTAATAAAGTATTTTCAATAGGATTTAAAACACCTCCAGAAGATAGCACAGGTGTTATGCATATACTAGAACACAGTGTATTATGTGGTTCTAGAAAATTCCCAACTAAAGAGCCATTTGTCGAGCTTGTAAAAGGTTCTTTAAATACATTTTTAAATGCAATGACATTTAGCGATAAAACAATATATCCTATAGCAAGTCAAAATGAAAAAGATTTCTTTAATTTAATGGATGTGTACTTAGATGCAGTATTTTATCCAAACATATATAAAACTAAAGAAATACTTATGCAAGAAGGATGGCATTATGACCTTGAGAAAAAAGAAGATGAATTAACATATAAAGGTGTTGTATATAATGAAATGAAAGGAGCTTTCTCATCTCCTGAAGGAATACTAATGAGAAAGATACAAGAAACATTATTCCCAGATAATACTTACTCAAATGAATCAGGAGGGGACCCGAAATATATTCCTGATTTAACATATGAACAATTTATAGATACGCATAAAAAATACTATCATCCATCTAATAGTTATATATTCTTATATGGAGATGTAAATTTAGAAAAATGTTTAAAATTCATAAATGAAGAATACTTAGCTAATTTTGATAAAAAAGAAATAGATGCAGAAATCAAGCCACAAGAAAAATATAATAGCATAAAAGATGTAGAGTATACTTACTCAATATCTGAAGAAGATGATGAAAAAGAAAAAACGTTCTTAGCTTTAAACTATGTAACAGGAAAATCGACTGATGAAGAAGTATATATGGACTTAAACTTATTAGAATATATACTTCTTGAAGCAGAAGGTGCACCACTTAAAAAAGCTTTACTTGATGCAGAAATAGGAAAAGATGTTTTTGGTAGCTTTGATGGAGGAATACTTCAACCTGTATTTAGTATAATAGCTAAAAATAGTGAAGCTGATAAAAAAGAAGAATTCAAAAAAGTAGTTTATGATACACTTAACGATATTGTTAAAAATGGAATAGATAAAAAGCTTATAGAAGGATGTATAAATGCATTTGAATTTAGATTAAGAGAGGCAGATACTGGAGGATATCCAAAAGGATTAGTATACTATATGAATGCTATGGATAGTTGGCTATATGGTGGGGATCCACTTATGCATATAAAATATGAACACGCTATAGAAAATGTTAAGAAGTCTCTTAATACTAATCACTTTGAAGAGCTTATTAAAAAATATATGCTAGACAATACCCATGCATCTTTACTTACATTAAAACCAGAAAAAGGATTAGCACAAAGAGAAGAAGATGAGTTAAAAGAAAAATTAGAAAACTATAAAAATAGTTTAAGTGAAGAAGAATTAAATAAAATAGTTGAAGAAACTAACAACTTGATACTTCGTCAAAGTACACCAGATTCACCAGAACTTTTAGAAACTATACCACTACTTAGTTTAGACGATATAGGAAAAGAAGTTGAAGATTTACCTATAAATAAAGAAAAACATAATGATATAGAAATACTTCATTGTAATACATTTACAAGCAATATTGCTTACTTAAACTTTATGTTCTATGGAAAATGCATAAAAGAAGAAGATATACCATACTTTAGTTTATTAGGTAATTTACTTGCAAAAGTTGATACTAAAACTTATGACTATAAAGAACTATCTAATGAAATACTTATAAATACTGGTGATATGTATTTTAGAAATAACGTATATGGAAATGATAAAGATGAAAATAAATACTATCCATTCTTAGAAGTACGCACTAAGGTTATGGATGATAAGATATACAAATCTATGGAAATAATGGCTGATATAGTCAATAATTCTTTATTTGAAGATAACAAGAGAATAAGAGAAGTAATAAGAGAGCTTATTTCAAGAATAGAAATGATGCTTATGCAAGCAGGTCACCAAGTTGCAGTTGGAAGAGTTGCTTCATACTTCTCACCTGCAGCATCATATATGGAAAAAATATCAGGATATGATTATTATAAATTCTTAAAAGATATAGAAAATGATTTTGATAATAAAATAGAAAATTTAAAATCTAAATTATACGAATTACAAAATACTATATTTAATAAAAATAATTTAATGGTATTTATAACTGGTGAAGATAAGGAATTAAACTTATTAAAAGAAAATATGAACAAAGTTGTTGATGTATTATCTACTGAACCTTTAAATAATAATGATTATACATTTAGTGAAGAACAAAAAAATGAAGGATTAATGACTCCTGCTAATGTAGATTATGTATGTAAAGGATACAACTTTAAAAAGCTTGGATATGACTATAACGGAAGTTTATTAGTACTAAAAACTATCCTTGGATATGATTATTTATGGAATAGAGTAAGGGTTAAAGGTGGAGCATATGGATGTATGTCAACTATTGCAAGAACTGGTAATATGGCCTTTGTATCTTATAGAGACCCTAACTTAACTGAAACTCTTAAAGCTTTTAATGAAGCTCCAGATTTTATAAAATCATTTGATGTTTCAGACAGAGAAATGACAAAATATATTATAGGTACTATAAGTAATTTAGATATGCCACTAACTCCAGCATCTAAGGGTGAAAAAGCTCTTGGTATGTATATGAGGGGTATAACTAAGGAAGACAGACAAAGAGAAAGAGATGAAGTCTTAGCTACAAATGTTGAAACTATAAAAGAATATAATAAGCTTATAGAAGATGTAATGAATAAAGATTTTATATGTGTTGTTGGTGATGAAAAGAAAATTAAAGCTGACAAAGATGTATTTAAAAATTTAATAAATGTATTTAATTAA
- a CDS encoding ABC transporter permease subunit, whose protein sequence is MNIFKFEFKRLLKSCIIWSLVCGALITLFMSLFPTMEDMGMKQIVNDKMGGMPVEILKAFNIDSSMDFTDIFNYLGYAIQYIAMASAVYGAILGVNSLIREESQGTIEFLYSKPINRLKIVTSKLCAIVAIFYVYILIIGAITMGVCYMVKPEDVEVMNLIMNIKVVFIGILLLGLIFISLGTLISSIVKSDKGAIPISIGIFFVSYFLGIIGKLKDSFNWLKYFSPFDYYAPSEILKDGFEVKFIIIGICVIIISIISSYFIYSKKDMNI, encoded by the coding sequence ATGAATATATTTAAGTTTGAATTTAAAAGGTTATTAAAGTCTTGCATAATATGGTCACTAGTTTGTGGGGCATTAATTACTTTATTTATGAGTCTATTTCCAACAATGGAAGATATGGGAATGAAACAAATTGTAAATGATAAAATGGGAGGCATGCCTGTTGAAATACTAAAGGCTTTCAATATAGATTCTAGTATGGATTTTACAGATATATTTAATTACTTAGGTTATGCTATTCAATATATTGCTATGGCAAGTGCTGTTTATGGTGCTATATTAGGTGTTAATTCTCTTATAAGAGAGGAAAGTCAAGGTACTATAGAGTTTTTATATTCAAAGCCTATAAATAGATTAAAAATAGTTACATCAAAGCTATGTGCTATAGTTGCTATATTCTATGTTTATATCTTGATAATTGGTGCAATTACTATGGGAGTATGTTATATGGTAAAGCCTGAAGATGTTGAAGTTATGAATTTAATTATGAATATAAAAGTAGTATTTATAGGAATATTATTACTTGGACTTATATTTATATCGTTAGGAACTTTAATATCTTCAATTGTAAAATCTGATAAAGGAGCAATTCCTATATCAATAGGAATATTTTTTGTTTCTTATTTTTTAGGAATAATAGGTAAACTTAAGGATAGCTTTAATTGGTTAAAGTATTTTTCACCTTTTGATTACTATGCTCCTAGTGAAATTTTAAAAGATGGGTTTGAAGTTAAATTTATTATAATTGGAATTTGTGTAATAATTATTTCGATAATAAGTAGCTATTTTATTTATAGTAAAAAAGATATGAATATATAG
- the tpx gene encoding thiol peroxidase, which yields MKVTFQGNPLTLEGTQVKVGDTAPDFTVVDNDLNPFKLSDTKGKRVFLTVPSLDTPVCDTEVRRFNQEAAKLGDVTIYTISMDLPFAQGRWCGGAGIDKVKTVSDYKDREFGKNYGVYIKELGLLSRAVFVIDENNKIVYVEYLNEVTEEPDYDKALDALK from the coding sequence ATGAAAGTAACATTTCAAGGAAATCCATTAACATTAGAAGGAACTCAAGTGAAAGTTGGAGATACTGCACCTGACTTTACAGTTGTAGATAATGATTTAAATCCATTTAAATTAAGTGATACTAAAGGTAAAAGAGTATTTTTAACAGTGCCATCATTAGACACACCAGTATGTGATACAGAGGTAAGACGTTTTAACCAAGAAGCAGCAAAATTAGGTGATGTAACTATATATACAATATCTATGGACTTACCATTTGCACAAGGTAGATGGTGTGGAGGAGCAGGAATTGACAAAGTAAAAACAGTTTCTGATTACAAAGATAGAGAATTTGGTAAAAATTATGGTGTTTACATAAAGGAGCTAGGACTTTTATCTAGAGCTGTATTTGTTATTGATGAGAACAACAAAATAGTTTATGTAGAATACTTAAATGAAGTAACTGAAGAACCAGATTATGACAAAGCATTAGATGCTTTAAAATAA
- a CDS encoding sigma-70 family RNA polymerase sigma factor, whose protein sequence is MENKIIKLIKKKDHRGIDYIVDLYSDKISYIVNSILNGYSNKEDIEECISDVFISVYNDIHTYDNKKGKFETFVFIKAKYIALDYKRKIIKKKEYEKIKEDRLLKINENIVYESAEKEVIKKEKLKDIANFINNFKEPDKTYFYLKYFINMESKEIAKRYNTTVSSVENRLYRCRLALKKIIGGGV, encoded by the coding sequence ATGGAAAATAAAATAATAAAACTTATAAAAAAGAAAGACCATAGAGGGATTGATTATATTGTAGATTTATATTCAGATAAAATATCTTATATAGTAAATTCAATTTTAAATGGATATTCAAATAAAGAAGATATTGAAGAATGTATAAGTGATGTATTTATATCTGTTTATAATGATATACATACTTATGATAATAAAAAAGGAAAATTTGAAACATTCGTTTTTATAAAAGCAAAATATATAGCACTTGATTACAAGCGAAAAATAATAAAGAAAAAAGAATATGAAAAAATAAAAGAAGATAGATTATTAAAAATAAATGAAAATATAGTTTATGAAAGCGCCGAAAAAGAAGTTATTAAAAAAGAAAAGTTAAAAGATATAGCCAATTTTATAAATAACTTTAAAGAACCAGATAAAACATACTTTTATTTAAAGTACTTTATTAATATGGAGTCTAAGGAAATAGCTAAAAGATATAATACCACCGTAAGTTCAGTAGAAAATAGACTTTATAGATGTAGATTAGCTCTTAAAAAGATTATAGGTGGAGGTGTATAA
- the cax gene encoding calcium/proton exchanger produces the protein MKILKYMLIFIPISFIAKFLNASDSVMFILSCLSIIPLAGLMGEGTEEISFYSGPKIGGFLNGTFGNATELIISFFALKEGLFDVVKSSIAGAVIGNILLVVGASMLAGGLKYKTQKFNQKVSEVSSSMLLFAVLGLCIPALFTHTVDPKLLNTRYEGLSIFVAVVMIVIYALSLFFSFSTHKHIYNNNDEHEGNAKWSLKKAIFILVISTILIAIESEFLVNGIEPITESLGWSQFFVGIILIPIIGNAAEHSTAVIMARKDKMDVALEIAVGSSLQIILFVAPVLIFISLFFTPMSIVFNPFELIALIASVLIANRVSHDGESNWLEGVQLLAVYLIIAASFFIL, from the coding sequence ATGAAGATATTAAAATATATGCTTATATTCATACCTATAAGTTTTATAGCTAAATTTTTAAATGCTTCTGATAGTGTTATGTTTATACTATCCTGTTTATCAATAATACCACTAGCTGGACTTATGGGTGAGGGTACTGAAGAAATTTCTTTTTATTCTGGACCTAAAATCGGTGGATTTTTAAATGGTACATTTGGAAATGCAACAGAACTTATAATATCATTTTTTGCTCTTAAAGAAGGTTTATTTGATGTTGTAAAATCATCTATTGCAGGTGCTGTTATAGGAAATATATTACTTGTTGTGGGTGCAAGTATGTTAGCTGGAGGACTTAAGTATAAAACTCAAAAGTTTAATCAAAAAGTATCTGAAGTTTCTTCAAGTATGCTATTATTTGCAGTATTAGGATTATGTATCCCAGCCTTATTTACTCATACGGTAGATCCTAAACTTCTTAATACTAGATATGAAGGATTAAGTATTTTTGTGGCTGTAGTAATGATTGTTATATATGCACTTAGTTTATTTTTCTCATTTAGTACTCATAAACATATCTACAATAATAATGATGAACATGAAGGAAATGCTAAATGGTCATTAAAAAAAGCTATATTCATATTAGTTATTTCTACTATTTTAATAGCTATAGAAAGTGAATTTTTAGTAAATGGTATAGAGCCAATAACTGAAAGTTTAGGTTGGAGTCAATTCTTTGTAGGAATAATATTAATTCCTATAATAGGTAATGCCGCAGAACATAGTACTGCAGTTATTATGGCTAGAAAAGATAAAATGGATGTTGCTCTTGAAATAGCTGTAGGTTCTAGTTTACAAATAATTTTATTTGTTGCACCAGTTTTAATATTCATAAGTTTATTTTTCACACCTATGAGTATAGTATTTAATCCATTTGAGTTAATTGCACTTATTGCATCTGTACTTATAGCTAATAGGGTTTCTCATGATGGAGAATCTAACTGGCTTGAAGGTGTTCAATTACTTGCAGTTTATTTAATTATAGCCGCATCATTTTTCATATTATAG
- a CDS encoding ATP-binding cassette domain-containing protein: MNAIEIKNLTKVYGKNRGIQDINISVKEGEIYGFIGPNGAGKSTTIKTLLNFIYSTSGEALIFGMDSVKESEKIKEYIGYVPSEVRYYDDVKVKDIIKYAQSFYPKSNKEYVDRICNELELDMNKKWVN, from the coding sequence GTGAATGCAATAGAAATAAAAAACTTAACTAAAGTTTATGGTAAAAATAGAGGAATACAAGATATTAATATATCTGTCAAAGAAGGAGAGATATATGGATTTATAGGCCCTAATGGAGCAGGTAAATCAACAACTATAAAAACTCTTTTAAATTTTATATACTCAACTAGTGGAGAAGCATTAATATTTGGGATGGATAGTGTAAAAGAAAGTGAGAAGATAAAAGAGTATATAGGTTACGTTCCTAGTGAAGTAAGATATTATGATGATGTTAAAGTAAAGGACATTATAAAATATGCTCAAAGTTTTTACCCTAAATCAAATAAGGAATATGTAGATAGAATATGTAATGAATTGGAATTAGATATGAATAAAAAATGGGTGAATTAA
- a CDS encoding AAA family ATPase: MGELSLGNKKKVAIAQSLINNPKLLILDEPTNGLDPLMQKKLFNILIEEKEKGNTVFLSSHNLVEVQNLCDRVCVIKEGKIVDIIEIEKSKTELKLKVTLSSSDITDDIVLNLSDKILDKNGKLYTFIYSKNIDSLVKELANYKIDELLIEKENLEDAFLNYYENNKEEV, translated from the coding sequence ATGGGTGAATTAAGTTTAGGAAATAAAAAGAAAGTAGCTATAGCTCAAAGTTTAATAAACAATCCGAAACTTTTAATATTAGATGAGCCAACTAATGGATTAGATCCTTTAATGCAAAAGAAATTATTTAATATATTGATAGAAGAAAAGGAAAAAGGAAATACTGTTTTCCTATCATCTCATAATTTGGTAGAGGTTCAAAATTTGTGTGATAGAGTTTGTGTAATAAAGGAAGGGAAGATTGTAGATATAATAGAAATAGAGAAGTCTAAAACAGAACTTAAATTAAAGGTAACTTTAAGTAGTAGTGACATAACCGATGATATAGTTTTAAATTTAAGTGATAAAATATTAGATAAAAATGGAAAATTATATACTTTTATATATTCAAAAAATATAGACTCTCTTGTAAAAGAGCTTGCGAACTACAAGATAGATGAATTACTAATAGAAAAAGAAAATCTTGAAGATGCATTTTTAAATTATTATGAAAATAATAAGGAGGAAGTTTAA
- a CDS encoding DUF2871 domain-containing protein: MQKYFKISSFYLLFGLVMGIFSREFTKLNNFSGYTVLKSVHTHTLVLGFLFFIIVLLLEKNFTISNNKSFNKWIVLYNLGLLYLIITLSIRGILQVIGSDFVGLSHIAGLGHAILGVSLVWFLAIVNKELKVYDSNILSKNK; encoded by the coding sequence ATGCAAAAATATTTTAAAATTTCATCATTTTATTTATTATTTGGACTAGTTATGGGAATCTTTTCAAGAGAGTTTACAAAGCTTAATAACTTTTCTGGATATACTGTGCTTAAATCAGTTCATACTCATACTTTAGTTCTAGGATTTTTATTTTTTATAATAGTTTTACTACTAGAAAAAAACTTTACTATTTCTAATAATAAAAGTTTTAATAAATGGATAGTGCTGTATAATTTAGGACTATTGTACTTAATAATAACATTATCAATCAGAGGTATTTTACAAGTTATAGGTTCTGACTTTGTGGGTCTTAGCCATATTGCAGGGCTTGGACATGCTATATTAGGAGTATCTTTAGTATGGTTTTTGGCAATAGTTAATAAAGAGCTAAAAGTATACGATTCAAATATACTGTCTAAAAATAAATAG
- a CDS encoding FAD-dependent oxidoreductase — translation MKEYNLIIVGGGAAGILCAIEANKQGMDNILLIEKDPVLGGALNLGNYNISRENTINGQEYKKSLMKCFDECKVDVKLNTMVLKIEENNEVLCTSSECGIEKIKGKNIILANGGKEGSREAISMVGDRCSGILTVGMAKKIFSIGNMIPGKNILIDGFETLYMIQEQLKDKNINVVGIISENNDVKTYGLTDKIYKNYKIASIQGAGRVTSVTLEKDGKEEVIECDTLMFARPMLSDGLVAMRSNIKLNPTTTGPEVDDEFMTSRENIYACGNGIYIHKFIEDIEEECSKLIKGLNN, via the coding sequence ATGAAAGAGTATAATTTAATTATAGTTGGCGGTGGAGCAGCAGGTATACTATGCGCAATAGAAGCTAATAAACAAGGAATGGATAATATATTATTAATAGAAAAAGACCCTGTTTTAGGTGGAGCTTTAAATTTAGGAAATTATAATATAAGTAGAGAAAATACTATAAATGGACAAGAGTATAAAAAGTCATTAATGAAATGTTTTGATGAGTGTAAAGTAGATGTAAAGCTAAATACAATGGTTTTAAAAATAGAAGAAAATAATGAAGTGCTTTGCACAAGTTCAGAATGTGGTATAGAAAAAATAAAAGGAAAAAATATAATCTTGGCTAATGGCGGCAAAGAAGGTTCAAGAGAAGCTATAAGTATGGTTGGAGATAGATGTTCTGGAATATTAACTGTAGGTATGGCTAAAAAGATATTTAGTATAGGGAATATGATACCTGGTAAAAACATTCTTATAGATGGTTTTGAAACTTTATATATGATACAAGAACAACTTAAAGATAAAAATATAAATGTTGTTGGTATAATATCTGAAAATAATGATGTTAAGACTTATGGACTTACAGATAAAATATACAAAAATTATAAGATAGCATCTATTCAAGGTGCAGGTAGAGTAACTAGTGTCACTTTAGAGAAGGATGGAAAAGAAGAAGTTATAGAGTGTGATACTTTAATGTTTGCAAGACCTATGCTTTCTGATGGATTAGTTGCTATGAGAAGTAATATAAAGCTAAATCCTACTACAACAGGGCCTGAAGTCGATGATGAATTTATGACTTCAAGAGAAAATATATATGCTTGCGGAAATGGAATATATATTCATAAATTTATAGAAGATATAGAAGAGGAATGCAGTAAATTAATAAAAGGACTTAATAATTAA
- a CDS encoding NAD(P)/FAD-dependent oxidoreductase, producing the protein MKDIIVIGAGVVGCAVARELSKYKLDVLVIDKNEDVAEGISKANSGIIHGGYNEKKGTLKAKLNLQGNKMMDELADKLQFPFKRNGALVLAFNEDELERIKLLKSNGENLGVEGLELLNKEEILALEGNINQDVVGALHVKSSGIVSPYEMTLAFGENAVENGVEFRLGLAVTDIKREDKGYKLTLSNGENLEAKMVINASGLGGAYLNNLISEVKYEINPVRGEYCLFDKVAGAMCKKTLFQVPTKLSKGVLVTPTVDGNLLLGPNAKSDNSVSTSRSGIDEIMETSKKTMKELPFNRVLNTFSGLRPKVESEDFIIEEAKDNPNFINVIGIDSPGLTAAPAISTYVVDLISDKIQLTKKDNFKSTREKMIRMADLSIEEKNKLIKENPAYGKMVCKCEFVTEGEIIDSIKRPLGATTLDGIKRRTRAMMGGCQGTGCMIPISMILSKTLNIDISDVNKNSKSSTVVGFKED; encoded by the coding sequence ATGAAAGACATTATAGTAATAGGTGCTGGAGTAGTTGGATGCGCTGTAGCAAGAGAACTATCAAAATATAAATTAGATGTATTAGTTATAGATAAAAATGAAGATGTGGCAGAAGGAATATCAAAGGCAAATAGTGGTATAATCCACGGTGGATACAATGAGAAAAAAGGAACTTTAAAAGCTAAATTAAATTTACAAGGAAATAAAATGATGGATGAGTTAGCCGACAAATTACAATTTCCTTTTAAAAGAAATGGAGCATTAGTATTAGCATTTAATGAAGATGAATTAGAGAGAATAAAACTTTTAAAATCTAATGGTGAAAACTTAGGTGTTGAAGGGTTAGAACTTTTAAATAAAGAAGAAATATTAGCTTTAGAAGGTAATATAAATCAAGATGTAGTTGGTGCATTACATGTTAAAAGTTCAGGAATAGTAAGTCCATATGAAATGACTTTAGCATTTGGAGAAAATGCTGTTGAAAATGGTGTTGAATTTAGATTAGGACTAGCTGTTACAGATATAAAAAGAGAAGATAAAGGATATAAATTAACTTTAAGTAATGGAGAAAACCTAGAAGCTAAGATGGTTATAAATGCAAGTGGATTAGGTGGAGCGTATTTAAATAATTTAATAAGTGAAGTTAAATATGAAATAAATCCTGTAAGAGGAGAATATTGTTTATTTGATAAAGTTGCAGGAGCTATGTGCAAAAAAACATTATTCCAAGTACCTACTAAATTAAGTAAAGGAGTTTTAGTAACTCCAACAGTTGATGGTAACTTATTACTTGGACCAAATGCAAAATCAGATAATAGTGTATCTACTTCAAGAAGTGGTATAGATGAAATAATGGAAACAAGTAAGAAAACAATGAAGGAATTACCATTTAATAGAGTATTAAATACCTTTAGTGGATTAAGACCTAAAGTTGAAAGTGAAGACTTTATAATAGAAGAAGCTAAAGATAATCCTAATTTTATAAACGTAATAGGAATAGACTCGCCAGGTCTTACTGCAGCACCTGCTATATCGACTTATGTTGTAGATTTAATAAGTGACAAAATACAATTAACTAAAAAAGATAACTTTAAATCAACTAGAGAAAAGATGATAAGAATGGCTGATTTAAGTATAGAAGAAAAAAATAAACTTATAAAAGAAAATCCAGCATACGGAAAAATGGTATGTAAGTGTGAATTTGTTACAGAAGGTGAGATTATAGATTCTATAAAAAGACCTTTAGGTGCAACAACATTAGATGGTATAAAAAGAAGAACTCGTGCAATGATGGGTGGATGTCAAGGAACAGGATGTATGATACCTATAAGTATGATTCTAAGTAAAACATTAAATATAGACATAAGTGATGTTAATAAGAATTCTAAATCTTCTACAGTTGTTGGATTTAAGGAGGACTAA